The Podospora bellae-mahoneyi strain CBS 112042 chromosome 7, whole genome shotgun sequence genome includes a window with the following:
- the PUB1 gene encoding E3 ubiquitin-protein ligase pub1 (COG:A; EggNog:ENOG503NV1Z), with protein sequence MADNGSASASGQLPPPPQANAGAPGYENGQGNGNPAHMPPPPLHIPQNTNPIPTAITSPLGGGDKSGIISPTSGGPFARRAAPEPNKRALYVGGLDPRVTEDVLRQIFETTGHVQNVKIIPDKNAKGYNYGFVEYDDPGSAERAMQTLNGRRVHQAEIRVNWAYQSNNTNKEDTSNHFHIFVGDLSNEVNDEVLLQAFSAFGSVSEARVMWDMKTGRSRGYGFVAFRDRPEAEKALSSMDGEWLGSRAIRCNWANQKGQPSIAQQQAMQQMGMTPTTPYGHHHFPTHGVHSYDMIVNQTPAWQTTCYVGNLTPYTTQNDLVPLFQNFGFVVESRFQADRGFAFIKMDTHENAAMAICQLNGYNWGKDKTPQAQQAQFDPNQAYSPQSAQTPAYPGTPSTYFNQYGGNFGPGQQAAYTGAQAQSPAAYGGGPMGYSGPPSAGGYGRGQGPNPNNAQQWNQGQAPPQNFGNNGYSGYQG encoded by the exons atgGCTGACAACGGTTCCGCTTCGGCCTCCGgccaactcccccctcctccccaggcCAACGCCGGCGCGCCCGGCTACGAGAACGGCCAGGGCAATGGCAACCCGGCGCACATGCCCCCGCCGCCCCTCCATATCCCGCagaacaccaaccccatcccaactGCAATCACATCGCCgttgggcggcggcgacaaGAGTGGGATCATCTCTCCCACGAGCGGTGGCCCCTTCGCCCGTCGTGCCGCTCCCGAGCCCAACAAGCGGGCCCTTTACGTGGGTGGCCTCGACCCCCGCGTCACCGAAGACGTTCTCCGTCAAATCTTCGAGACCACTGGACACGTCCAGAACGTCAAGATCATCCCGGACAAGAAC GCGAAGGGTTACAATTATGGCTTCGTTGAATATGATGATCCCGGCTCGGCTGAGCGTGCCATGCAGACTTTGAACGGCCGTCGTGTTCACCAGGCT GAAATTCGTGTCAACTGGGCTTATCAGTCGAACAACACGAACAAGGAGGACACTTCGAACCACTTCCACATCTTTGTTGGCGATCTTTCTAACGAGGTCAACGATGAGGTCCTTCTTCAGGCCTTTTCCGCTTTCGGCTCGGTTTCCGAGGCTCGTGTCATGTGGGATATGAAGACTGGCCGTTCTCGCGGTTATGGCTTCGTTGCTTTCCGCGACCGTcccgaggctgagaaggcttTGAGCTCCATGGACGGCGAGTGGCTCGGTTCTCGCGCCATCCGTTGCAACTGGGCCAACCAGAAGGGCCAGCCTTCGATTGCCCAGCAGCAGGCCATGCAGCAGATGGGCATGACCCCGACGACCCCCTACGGCCACCATCACTTCCCCACCCACGGCGTTCACTCTTACGATATGATTGTCAATCAGACTCCGGCCTGGCAGACAACTTGCTACGTGGGCAACTTGACCCCGTACACCACCCAGAACGACTTGGTCCCGCTTTTCCAGAACTTTGGTTTTGTGGTTGAGTCCCGCTTCCAGGCGGACCGTGGTTTTGCCTTCATCAAGATGGACACCCATGAGAATGCGGCCATGGCCATTTGCCAGTTGAACGGCTACAAT TGGGGCAAGGACAAGACTCCTCAGGCTCAGCAGGCTCAGTTCGATCCCAACCAGGCGTACAGCCCTCAGAGCGCGCAGACCCCCGCTTATCCTGGAACTCCTTCTACTTACTTTAACCAGTACGGTG GCAACTTTGGTCCTGGTCAGCAGGCCGCTTACACTGGAGCTCAGGCCCAGTCTCCTGCTGCGTACGGCGGTGGCCCCATGGGCTACAGTGGTCCCCCCAGTGCTGGCGGTTACGGGCGCGGTCAGGGTCCGAACCCGAACAATGCTCAGCAGTGGAACCAGGGCCAGGCCCCGCCTCAGAACTTTGGCAACAACGGCTATTCTGGTTACCAGGGTTAG
- a CDS encoding hypothetical protein (EggNog:ENOG503P87P) — protein MAAPSASQVRAPKVPVLEPLEKGLNEILVLTGKAFRAAGKDPKKGTPQETAAAINAQVPAVIGRFNNALDDLECDLLRAKAVLLRDLNQLKANRKPPPPPKQKPVAPSAASIPSAPMESPVVAKKAQVFKGNMPGSSRPAPSPVAVPVHPTKQENKPVAPIPNMGGIDLSSPELKHSPSPKTVPRSKAVKNSPQLASVAAAAAAAGRPASAPPKKESKIPPPQIPRPGTAAPQFPSGPPTMQAKAASVPARNMSASPAMANSTPVAGAAPQQSQGLPQASSDNFFTDMTFTVAPSAEQPGEHQQPQQIDLTKLDGSNNFGVGSGSSTMDVDNEIDNLFEDISMNMDYNLEGGDSAGDNSNFNDMYFDLEASSGAATSGNNNNGGGGNNLGLDDFGFPQ, from the exons ATGGCGGCACCCTCTGCTTCTCAAGTGAGAGCGCCTAAAGTGCCTGTGCTTGAACCTCTTGAGAAAGGACTTAACGAAATA CTTGTCCTCACCGGTAAGGCCTTCAGAGCAGCTGGCAAAGATCCCAAGAAGGGAACACCGCAAGAGACAGCCGCAGCCATCAACGCGCAGGTCCCGGCGGTGATAGGAAGATTCAACAATGCGCTGGATGATCTGGAGTGTGATCTG CTGCGAGCAAAAGCCGTCCTCCTTCGAGATCTGAATCAGTTGAAGGCAAACCGgaaaccacctccaccgccaaagcAAAAGCCGGTAGCTCCTTCAGCTGCCTCCATCCCGTCGGCACCTATGGAGTCGCCTGTCGTGGCAAAGAAAGCTCAGGTCTTCAAGGGAAATATGCCAGGCTCCAGTCGACCAGCGCCTTCGCCTGTGGCTGTTCCTGTACATCCCACCAAACAGGAGAACAAACCGGTGGCACCCATTCCAAACATGGGGGGCATTGATCTCTCGTCTCCCGAACTGAAGCACTCACCCAGTCCGAAAACAGTCCCCCGAAGCAAGGCGGTGAAGAACTCACCGCAGTTGGCTTcagtggctgctgctgccgctgccgcagGACGACCTGCCAGTGCTCCGCCCAAGAAGGAATCCAAGATCCCCCCACCGCAGATCCCTAGGCCGGGTACTGCGGCACCACAGTTTCCTTCCGGGCCTCCTACCATGCAGGCCAAAGCCGCTTCAGTCCCTGCTCGGAACATGTCCGCATCTCCAGCCATGGCGAACAGCACGCCTGTTGCTGGAGCGGCACCACAACAATCCCAGGGGCTTCCACAGGCCAGCAGCGACAACTTCTTCACCGATATGACCTTTACTGTTGCACCTTCAGCCGAACAGCCAGGTGagcaccagcaaccacaGCAAATCGATTTGACCAAACTTGATGGTTCGAATAACTTTGGTGTGGGGTCCGGATCATCGACCATGGACGTTGACAACGAGATTGACAACTTGTTTGAAGACATAAGCATGAATATGGACTACAATTTGGAAGGAGGTGATTCTGCGGGCGATAACAGCAACTTCAACGACATGTACTTTGACCTGGAGGCCAGCAGCGGTGCTGCCACTTCGGGCAACAATAAtaacggcggcggcggcaataATCTTGGGCTGGATGATTTCGGGTTCCCTCAATAA
- a CDS encoding hypothetical protein (CAZy:GH5; COG:G; EggNog:ENOG503NXFK), protein MKVLSLLLTLVTGISALPNPLLQDPAPTPGVITPPHLPLSTSSRWILDANNKRVKLRCINWAGHLETNIPEGLHRQPLDYITTWIATQNFNCVRLTFSSDLTFSGPTTPVHTSFTTVSQQQSKPALINDIYPLIITQNPWITPNTTTLDVFAAVVDTLWSKGIITILDNHVSKASWCCNLTDGNGWWDTASGYNPFNSRFFSTSSWLSSLAFMATWAKSHPGVVGLGLRNELRAFLLQDLNGRRDWYANIQRAGNLVHQANKDLLILVGGAQSSTDLVHLKTRMLDTSGWEGKNVWEMHAYSFTVTFPDPFKNCDLVKAGYGFWSGFVLEQDRPYTGPLFMSEFGVGMQGSEVDSQYGGLNEQDHRYLDCLVGYLEGNDAEWAVWAIQGGYYIREGTVDYDETWGLMDREWKGWRNERFRQKIQGLYAVTQGP, encoded by the coding sequence ATGAAGGTCCTGTCACTCCTTCTCACCCTCGTCACGGGCATATCTgccctccccaatcctctccttcaagacccagccccaaccccggGAGTGATTACCCccccacacctccccctATCAACCTCTTCCCGCTGGATCCTCGACGCAAATAACAAGCGCGTCAAACTCCGCTGCATCAACTGGGCCGGCCATCTGGAGACAAACATCCCCGAGggcctccaccgccaacccctcgACTACATCACCACCTGGATCGCCACCCAAAACTTCAACTGCGTCCgcctcaccttctcctccgacctcaccttctccggccccaccacccccgtccacacctccttcaccactgTCTCCCAGCAGCAATCCAAACCCGCCCTGATAAACGACATCTACCCCCTGATAATCACCCAAAACCCCTGGAtaacccccaacaccaccaccctcgacgtTTTTGCCGCCGTAGTCGACACCCTCTGGTCAAAAGGAATaatcaccatcctcgacaaCCACGTCTCCAAAGCCTCCTGGTGCTGCAACCTCACCGACGGCAACGGCTGGTGGGACACCGCCTCCGGCTACAATCCCTTCAACTCCCGCTtcttttccacctcctcctggcTCTCCTCCCTAGCCTTCATGGCCACCTGGGCAAAATCCCACCCCGGcgtcgtcggcctcggtTTACGTAACGAACTTCGCGCGTTTCTCCTGCAGGACTTGAACGGCAGAAGGGACTGGTACGCCAACATCCAGAGAGCGGGCAACCTAGTCCATCAAGCAAACAAAGACTtgctcatcctcgtcggGGGCGCCCAGTCGTCAACTGATCTGGTGCATCTCAAGACCAGAATGCTCGACACCTccgggtgggaggggaaaaaCGTCTGGGAGATGCACGCTTACTCTTTCACCGTGACATTCCCCGACCCGTTCAAAAACTGTGACTTGGTCAAGGCTGGGTATGGGTTCTGGTCTGGGTTTGTGCTGGAGCAGGACAGGCCCTACACTGGACCTTTATTCATGAGcgagtttggggttgggatgcAGGGGAGTGAGGTCGACTCTCAGTACGGGGGCCTCAACGAGCAGGATCATAGGTATTTGGACTGTTTGGTGGGGTACCTCGAGGGGAACGATGCCGAGTGGGCTGTTTGGGCTATCCAGGGGGGTTACTATATCagggaggggacggtggaTTATGACGAGacgtgggggttgatggatcgggagtggaaggggtggaggaaTGAGAGGTTCAGGCAAAAGATTCAGGGGTTGTATGCTGTTACTCAGGGGCCTTAG
- a CDS encoding hypothetical protein (EggNog:ENOG503NU47; COG:S): MAAEVQTQLATMSLGAKPEEARREYVELPPTSIAIPPQPTARLMSRLADTYSPVNQNGSFEFDRVIKSGYVQKRARKTKTWRTCYIVLRPSTLSIYKSDKEEKLRHKVHLADLTTVAMLKDPKNKRPNVFGLFSPSKNYHFQASSQQDAQEWVDLIRQGARIEEEEEEMFLASPAVRRPSFFNTSPTHEVDPRNTASAMDRLASSSPEPLEAPPRTFARPSPRRPSHLESSGMSGTELASHSDFSDYDVQRVHGASFESLGVQSPPTASSGPSKAPQGGGAPGAQAVPSASQASGINLEQDPDRIIWQGWMSFLRSKGGVRQWKKSWAVLRPRNFKLYKDDSESSVLFIAYLSNIVNVVDIDPMSRTKKHCLQIITDEKSYKFCATDEEALVRCLGAFKSLLAKRRELEAKVAAPAPARPAA, encoded by the exons atggccgccgAGGTTCAGACACAGTTGGCGACCATGTCGCTTGGTGCCAAGCCAGAAGAGGCTCGTCGCGAATACGTCGAGCTCCCGCCTACCTCTATTGCGATCCCACCGCAGCCGACAGCCAGGTTGATGAGCCGCCTTGCAGACACCTACTCTCCAGTCAACCAAAATGGCAGTTTCGAGTTTGACCGGGTTATCAAGAGTGGCTACGTACAGAAGCGTGCGCGAAAGACAAAG ACATGGAGAACTTGCTACATCGTCCTTCGCCCAAGCACACTCTCAATCTACAAGTCGGATAAAGAGGAAAAACTCCGACACAAGGTCCACCTGGCAGATCTGACTACCGTGGCCATGCTCAAAGACCCCAAGAACAAGCGCCCGAATGTGTTTGGCTTGTTTTCGCCCTCCAAAAACTACCACTTTCAGGCTTCGTCTCAGCAAGATGCGCAAGAATGGGTGGATCTTATCAGACAGGGTGCCAGGatagaagaggaggaggaagagatgtTTTTGGCGAGCCCGGCAGTGCGACGGCCTTctttcttcaacacctcTCCGACTCACGAAGTAGACCCGCGGAACACTGCGAGCGCAATGGATCGGCTCGCATCAAGCTCCCCAGAGCCGCTCGAAGCCCCGCCACGAACCTTTGCCAGGCCCTCCCCGCGGCGGCCATCGCATCTGGAATCCTCGGGCATGTCGGGAACTGAGCTCGCATCGCATTCGGACTTTTCAGATTATGATGTCCAGAGGGTTCACGGGGCGTCATTTGAGAGTCTTGGCGTCCAGTCTCCCCCAACGGCATCGAGCGGACCAAGCAAGGCGccgcaaggaggaggagcaccAGGGGCGCAAGCCGTACCTAGTGCCAGCCAGGCAAGCGGCATCAATCTCGAGCAAGACCCCGACCGGATCATCTGGCAAGGGTGGATGTCTTTTTTGAGGAGCAAGGGAGGTGTGCGACAGTGGAAGAAGTCATGGGCCGTACTGCGACCCAGAAACTTCAAGCTTTACAAGGACGACTCGGAATCGTCAGTTTTGTTCATCGCCTACCTATCCAACATTGTCAACGTGGTCGATATCGACCCCATGAGCAGGACGAAGAAGCACTGCTTGCAGATCATCACGGACGAGAAGAGCTACAAGTTTTGCGCGACAGACGAGGAAGCGCTGGTTCGATGCCTGGGAGCATTCAAAAGCCTCTTGGCCAAGAGGAGGGAACTCGAAGCCAAGGTGGCAGCGCCAGCACCCGCCCGTCCCGCTGCTtga
- a CDS encoding hypothetical protein (EggNog:ENOG503P1ER; COG:S) encodes MAASKSHPKSQQMAEQVQEELNGTPYKLTSLEPLSGGLANFLFRGHLTNPLPDSSHDVAIKHGESFIAGMPESDWVIPTTRCQVEEECLKAVQSMPIPEAPCVTRTPKLYYYNSDTNTQVQEYLPDAISLKDYALKHFSAAPDVSRKPACLDIGKSLGIWLRSFHHWANQSEQSGLREALKLNANLQELRHMTNYQTLVSDVDTCPEILSDAKEVFEKVEKMAAEELGSGKLEVIHGDFWTGNTLLADRPLEDGKRPNIFIVDWEMCQLNVYPLDLGQMMAELYELFLFKGIEEGKWILEGFVSGYANIDDKFAYRIAIQLGTHLIVWGSRAQGWGTEEQVAEVMAKGKEIIVKAWHEDRTWFEAGDLACLFSGRS; translated from the exons atggccgccTCCAAGTCCCATCCCAAGAGCCAACAGATGGCCGAGCAGGTTCAGGAAGAACTCAACGGCACCCCGTACAAGCTCACATCTCTTGAACCCTTGTCAGGAGGACTTGCCAATTTCCTCTTCAGAGGTCATCTCACCAATCCGTTACCCGACTCGTCCCACGATGTTGCCATCAAGCATGGAGAGAGCTTCATTGCTGGAATGCCCGAAAGTGACTGGGTGATTCCCACAACTCGCTGC CAAGTAGAGGAAGAGTGTCTCAAAGCCGTTCAAAGCATGCCAATTCCAGAAGCGCCCTGTGTGACCCGGACACCCAAACTCTACTACTACAACTCGGATACCAACACTCAAGTCCAGGAATATCTCCCAGATGCCATCAGTCTCAAGGACTACGCCCTCAAGCACTTCTCCGCAGCCCCTGATGTGTCCAGAAAACCAGCATGTCTCGACATTGGCAAGAGTCTAGGCATATGGCTCCGCAGTTTCCACCACTGGGCAAATCAGTCAGAGCAGTCTGGTCTGCGTGAAGCACTAAAGTTGAATGCCAACCTGCAAGAACTGAGACACATGACCAATTACCAGACGTTGGTTAGTGATGTTGACACTTGTCCAGAGATACTCTCGGATGCAAAGGAAGTCTTTGAGAAAGTGGAAAAAATGGCAGCAGAAGAACTTGGGAGCGGGAAGTTGGAAGTCATACATGGTGACTTCTGGACGGGAAA CACACTTCTCGCAGACCGGCCCCTTGAAGATGGCAAACGCCCAAACATCTTCATCGTAGACTGGGAAATGTGCCAGCTCAACGTCTATCCCCTTGATCTAGGGCAAATGATGGCCGAACTCTACGAACTATTCCTCTTCAAGGGCATCGAAGAAGGCAAGTGGATCCTCGAGGGTTTTGTCTCTGGTTACGCCAACATCGACGACAAATTCGCCTATCGCATTGCCATCCAACTCGGCACTCACCTCATCGTCTGGGGATCTCGCGCCCAAGGCTGGGGTACAGAAGAGCAAGTCGCAGAAGTGATGGCGAAAGGCAAGGAAATTATTGTCAAGGCGTGGCATGAAGATCGCACGTGGTTTGAGGCAGGAGATTTGGCTTGTCTGTTTAGTGGCAGGTCGTGA
- a CDS encoding hypothetical protein (EggNog:ENOG503PX4G): MAPRPSGILQAPRVVLVVVFPMLNFILYLILSLGCSSTSLSDISPVIARTNSPINIGGQDTVVDLRVGFYGTPSPILFVPSTMMLTSVIGICLGPAPLFCTSSSSILNPKRESDLARSIPLSKGGGNFALAGLALSLQSSFIVLSGFPLLLSFIASILANMIQIYFSQGMIELHAKAALWARSLDWAAAAGAVMGFSAYQSIVAAAPRLIRVLMSGAMVDISVGGTASSLFAGVVALTILGAVINTLLTGGDVGFDAFVAGKTMGKQKTRAGGQVGDRGRMSRMFVRRPAYEVFP; encoded by the exons ATGGCACCGCGACCCTCTG GGATCCTTCAGGCTCCTCGGGTGGTTCTTGTCGTGGTGTTTCCAATGCTCAACTTTATTCTCTACC TAATCCTCTCCCTTGGCTGCAGCAGCACCTCCCTCAGCGACATCTCCCCAGTTATAGCCCGCACCAACAGTCCAATAAACATCGGCGGGCAAGACACTGTCGTCGACCTACGAGTTGGCTTCTATGGtaccccatcccccatcctATTCGTCCCATCAACTATGATGCTCACCTCCGTCATAGGAATATGCCTCGGCCCAGCCCCCCTCttctgcacctcctcctccagcatcctcaaccccaagcGCGAATCCGACCTCGCTCGCTCCATCCCGCTGTCCAAAGGCGGCGGAAATTtcgccctcgccggcctAGCCCTCAGCCTCCAGTCCAGTTTCATCGTTTTGTCTGGCTTCCCACTTCTACTCTCTTTCATCGCCTCGATACTGGCCAACATGATCCAGATATACTTCTCGCAGGGCATGATCGAACTCCACGCCAAAGCGGCCTTGTGGGCGAGGAGTCTCGACTgggcggctgctgcgggGGCAGTGATGGGGTTCAGTGCCTATCAGAgcattgttgctgctgcgccgaGGTTGATAAGAGTGTTGATGTCGGGGGCGATGGTAGACATTAGCGTGGGAGGGACGGCAAGTAGTTTGTttgctggggttgttgctctGACGATTCTTGGGGCGGTGATTAACACATTGTTGACTGGGGGGGATGTAGGGTTTGATGCTTTTGTTGCTGGGAAGACCATGGGGAAGCAAAAGACAAGGGCGGGAGGGCAGGTGGGTGATagggggaggatgtcgaggatGTTTGTGAGGAGGCCGGCGTATGAGGTGTTTCCTTGA